A stretch of Clostridium sp. BJN0001 DNA encodes these proteins:
- the asnB gene encoding asparagine synthase (glutamine-hydrolyzing) translates to MCGIAGIVNFNKNILDKKYILDDMIKTLKKRGPDSKGTYITKNVLLGHRRLIVVDPEGGIQPMTKSIKEEKYTIIYNGELYNTDELREDLKKKGYTFNSYSDTEVLLTSYIEYKKECLNKLIGIFAFAIYDESNEEVFIARDQMGVKPLFYTVYNGTLLFGSEIKTLFADENIKREIDLNGLTEIFALGPATIPGSGVFRNIKEVAPANYIIYKRDGSIEKKEYWSVKAEKFQDTEEEAIVHTRELVTDAVKRQLVSDVPLCTLLSGGLDSSIISKIASDELKKRGKKLTTYSIDYIDNDKYFKSSIFQPTSDEYWAEKMAEYIGSSHRKVVLNHKDLYYSIFDSVKARDLPGMADIDSSMLLFFKEIRKKYVVGLTGECADEIFGGYPWYTRDEMFYIDTFPWSRFVNDRKAIVNDKLKKMPIEEMIKYQYNKSLKKVPHLDNETKKDYRLKEISYLNMKWFMVNLLIRKDRMSMYNSLEGRVPFADIRLVQYAFNMPYDIKLYKGREKGLLRKAFENILPDDIVYRKKSPYPKTHNPIYTDMVCRGLQDILDKKSSPIHEIIDEKAVQNIIDTKGSSYKSPWYGQLMTGPQLLAYLIQLNYWLLDYNIDIFL, encoded by the coding sequence ATGTGTGGAATAGCAGGAATTGTTAATTTTAACAAAAATATTCTTGATAAAAAATATATCTTAGACGATATGATAAAGACTTTAAAAAAGAGAGGACCAGATTCTAAAGGAACTTATATCACAAAAAATGTACTTTTAGGTCATAGAAGACTTATAGTAGTTGATCCTGAAGGCGGAATACAGCCAATGACAAAAAGTATAAAAGAAGAGAAGTACACAATAATTTATAATGGAGAACTTTATAATACAGATGAGTTAAGAGAAGATTTAAAAAAGAAGGGGTACACATTTAATTCTTATTCAGATACTGAAGTGCTTTTAACATCATATATAGAATATAAAAAAGAATGTCTTAATAAACTTATTGGAATTTTTGCATTCGCAATATATGATGAATCAAACGAAGAGGTTTTTATAGCAAGAGATCAAATGGGTGTAAAACCATTATTTTATACAGTTTATAACGGTACTCTTTTATTTGGTTCTGAAATAAAAACATTATTTGCTGATGAAAATATAAAAAGGGAAATAGATTTAAATGGTCTTACTGAAATATTTGCATTAGGTCCTGCAACTATACCAGGAAGTGGTGTGTTTAGAAATATAAAAGAAGTTGCACCTGCAAATTATATAATATATAAAAGAGATGGAAGTATTGAAAAAAAAGAATATTGGTCAGTAAAAGCAGAAAAATTTCAAGATACTGAAGAAGAAGCAATTGTGCATACAAGAGAGCTTGTTACTGATGCCGTAAAAAGGCAGCTTGTTTCCGATGTGCCTTTATGTACTCTTTTATCAGGAGGATTAGATTCATCTATAATTTCTAAGATTGCATCAGATGAATTAAAAAAAAGAGGTAAAAAATTAACTACTTATTCAATTGATTATATAGATAATGATAAGTATTTTAAGTCTTCTATTTTTCAGCCAACAAGTGATGAATATTGGGCAGAAAAAATGGCAGAATATATAGGAAGCAGCCATAGAAAAGTAGTTCTTAATCACAAAGATTTATATTATTCAATTTTTGATTCTGTAAAAGCAAGAGATCTTCCAGGAATGGCTGATATTGATTCATCAATGCTTTTATTTTTTAAAGAAATAAGAAAAAAATATGTAGTAGGGCTTACAGGTGAGTGTGCAGATGAAATTTTTGGAGGATATCCATGGTATACAAGAGACGAAATGTTTTATATTGATACATTTCCATGGTCAAGATTTGTAAATGATAGAAAAGCTATTGTAAATGACAAATTAAAAAAGATGCCAATTGAAGAAATGATAAAATATCAGTATAATAAGTCACTTAAAAAAGTTCCGCATTTAGATAATGAGACAAAAAAAGATTATAGGCTTAAAGAAATATCTTATTTAAATATGAAGTGGTTTATGGTAAATCTTCTTATAAGAAAAGATAGGATGAGTATGTATAATAGTCTTGAAGGAAGAGTTCCATTTGCAGATATAAGGCTTGTTCAATATGCGTTTAATATGCCATATGATATAAAATTATATAAAGGAAGGGAAAAAGGACTTTTAAGAAAAGCATTTGAAAATATTTTACCAGACGATATAGTATATAGAAAAAAGAGTCCATATCCAAAAACACATAATCCTATATATACAGATATGGTTTGCAGAGGGCTTCAGGATATACTTGACAAAAAATCATCACCAATTCATGAAATAATTGATGAAAAAGCTGTACAAAATATAATAGATACGAAGGGATCATCATATAAATCTCCATGGTATGGTCAGCTTATGACAGGACCACAGCTTCTTGCATATCTTATTCAGCTAAACTATTGGCTTTTGGATTATAATATAGATATATTTTTATAA